From a single Drosophila sulfurigaster albostrigata strain 15112-1811.04 chromosome 3, ASM2355843v2, whole genome shotgun sequence genomic region:
- the LOC133845859 gene encoding uncharacterized abhydrolase domain-containing protein DDB_G0269086 isoform X7, with the protein MRVFLSFALQVQNKKPIDFLFCCRHNIDIPFVFAFMENIPKRPESREGSAERKVSKDREEKLKYARDRQNEERQRKIEELRAQAEAAQKYREQKEEERRRRIEEIRVRDTEKRHQVEERKKAIIEAEKERREYILKKNQERESRIETKKRDRNSIAFAFGSSTPRLLDVPADYGLVSPSTFWSQRRSTSISNVAGASLSRRSSERELADSGAKKRASSSTDRHDDHRRKSSSMYEVFNWGYSNDEPPKRFSLSIAANEINIDGPAAPNNPQKLISTTTTTTTPTAHRQNVATATAASHNNNNNNSYRKGSRSGNVTPGGHGHLSGSRPGSAMSTSTTLSTSGFVPRRPGTASTRKPRPASIAGTGMSLEEINKLKRDQKPPVKTTSASPSTSTAQTTPKRTANLMSTSMIVTSSSTRMHSAEKKTPSKREPLLPKAASASKAQQPSRTASSERISRHAKESINKVPSVMSTSMIVTSTTTTTKSTAESAPATAAPVPKANGVAKEQPEQDAEVPTAEVAAPAVSKAEKEALNTEQAEQEQQELVQLVEAKAQPEPVALEEQPPAEPVVAHVEEKADEGNEKPTQEAAVVAVAKKTSRNGSKENSEVRELTPPTTAPAPVAVAGLAVEGGNDLMTASMIAKKITTEEEAKAALAERRRLAREEAERQAELERQRVEAERLAELKAQEEEAERQRLFEEESTRLAEEQRRGEEERLRKAIEEAQQREEEEQRRREDEERQRIEREEAEKKAKEDAEKQRVEVAERLKREEKEREERRKRVEAIMSRTRKAGAAATPSKESSDAKAVTAAAPKESDSNSSSSNNSTGGSPNSSSSTDAAPVAPVAVAPTAVAVANAPAAPAAVAEPINSQAMYEQSVLDKENSLINSFSNMIIDENAKNLHPFDVSNGKLHVETTTTTITTTGGGAAVVVPPVAVANGNGHIENVNNKNDINLLQDAVNPVAVSQLIDLSIESQQDLHINNNNNNNNNNSLLTSTAATTTLVTADSHENKDISLL; encoded by the exons ATGCgtgtttttctttcctttGCCCTACAAGTGCAAAACAAGAAGCCgattgattttcttttttgctgccgacataatattgatattccttttgtatttgcattca TGGAAAACATACCCAAGCGACCCGAAAGCCGAGAGGGCAGCGCCGAACGAAAag TGTCCAAAGATCGCGAGGAGAAACTGAAATATGCGCGCGATCGACAGAATGAGGAACGACAAAGAAAAATCGAGGAGCTGCGGGCTCAAGCGGAGGCGGCGCAAAAGTATCGCGAACAAAAGGAGGAGGAACGACGACGTCGCATCGAGGAGATACGCGTGAGAGATACAGAGAAGCGGCATCAGGTGGAGGAGCGCAAAAAGGCCATCATTGAGGCCGAAAAGGAGCGACGTGAATATATTCTCAAAAAGAATCAG GAGCGCGAATCGCGAATAGAGACAAAGAAACGCGATAGAAATTCGATTGCTTTCGCTTTTGGATCATCGACGCCACGTTTATTGGATGTGCCGGCTGATTATGGCCTGGTATCGCCCAGCACCTTTTGGAGTCAGCGACG ATCAACATCCATATCGAATGTGGCGGGCGCCTCGCTCTCACGTCGCAGTTCCGAGCGTGAACTTGCCGATAGTGGTGCTAAGAAGCGTGCCTCTTCCTCCACGGACAGACACGATG ATCATCGACGCAAATCTTCGTCCATGTATGAGGTGTTCAATTGGGGCTATTCCAATGATGAGCCGCCCAAGCGGTTTTCGCTCTCAATCGCTGCCAATGAGATAAATATCGATGGGCCAGCAGCGCCCAATAATCCACAAAAACTGATTTCCactacaactactacaacaacaccaactgCGCACAGACAAAATgtagcaacagcgacagctgcaagccacaacaacaacaacaataactcaTATCGTAAGG gCTCGCGATCAGGGAATGTGACACCTGGCGGTCATGGACACTTGAGTGGCTCACGTCCAGGCAGCGCCATGTCCACATCCACAACGTTGTCCACATCGGGATTCGTGCCCCGACGTCCAGGCACAGCCTCCACACGCAAGCCACGGCCAGCCAGCATTGCCGGCACCGGCATGTCCCTCGAGG AGATCAATAAATTGAAGAGGGATCAGAAGCCGCCGGTGAAGACAACGAGCGCCTCGCCATCCACGTCTACAGCACAAACGACACCCAAACGAACCGCGAACCTGATGTCCACCTCAATGATTGTCACCTCCAGTTCAACGCGCATGCACAGCGCCGAGAAGAAGACGCCATCGAAGCGG gAGCCGCTGCTGCCCAAGGCCGCGTCCGCATCGAAGGCACAGCAGCCGAGCCGCACCGCCAGCTCGGAGCGCATCAGTCGACACGCGAAGGAGTCGATCAACAAAGTCCCTTCGGTCATGAGCACATCTATGATTGTTACCTCCACGACGAccacaacaaaatcaacagcTGAATCCGCTCCAGCAACAGCTGCACCCGTACCCAAGGCTAACGGTGTGGCAAAGGAGCAGCCAGAGCAAGATGCAGAGGTTCCAACAGCTGAGGTTGCAGCGCCTGCGGTCAGCAAGGCCGAGAAGGAGGCACTAAACACTGAGCAGGCGGAACAAGAGCAACAGGAGTTGGTGCAATTGGTGGAAGCGAAGGCACAACCAGAGCCAGTTGCACTGGAAGAGCAGCCACCAGCGGAGCCAGTTGTTGCCCATGTGGAGGAGAAGGCCGACGAGGGCAACGAGAAACCAACACAGGAGGCAGCAGTTGTCGCTGTGGCGAAGAAGACATCACGCAATGGCAGCAAGGAGAATTCAGAGGTGCGTGAACTAacgccaccaacaacagctccagctccagttgcagttgctggaCTCGCTGTTGAGGGTGGCAACGATTTGATGACCGCATCGATGATTGCCAAGAAGATCACGACAGAGGAGGAGGCAAAGGCGGCATTAGCCGAACGACGACGCCTGGCCCGCGAGGAGGCCGAACGACAGGCCGAATTGGAGCGACAACGTGTCGAGGCTGAGCGCCTCGCCGAGCTCAAGGCCCAGGAGGAGGAAGCCGAACGTCAGCGACTCTTCGAGGAGGAATCCACACGTCTTGCCGAGGAGCAGCGTCGCGGCGAAGAGGAGCGTCTGCGCAAGGCCATCGAG GAAGCACAGCAGcgcgaggaggaggagcaacgACGACGCGAAGATGAAGAGCGTCAGCGCATCGAACGCGAGGAGGCCGAAAAGAAGGCCAAGGAAGATGCGGAAAAGCAGCGCGTCGAAGTCGCCGAGCGTCTCAAGCGTGAGGAAAAAGAGCGCGAGGAGCGACGCAAACGTGTCGAGGCAATTATGTCGCGCACTCGCAAGGCTGGCgcagctgccacgcccagcAAG GAATCAAGTGACGCCAAGGCTGTGACAGCGGCGGCGCCCAAGgaaagcgacagcaacagcagcagcagcaacaactcgaCAGGCGGCTcacccaacagcagcagcagcacagacGCTGCTCCAGTTGCGCCCGTTGCTGTGGCACCCACAGCAGTGGCAGTCGCCAATGCTCCAGCGGCACCGGCAGCTGTTGCGGAGCCCATCAACAGCCAGGCGATGTATGAGCAATCGGTGCTGGACAAGGAGAACTCGCTGATTAACAGTTTCTCCAACATGATTATCGACGAGAATGCCAAGAACTTGCATCCGTTTGACGTGAGCAACGGCAAGTTGCATGTGGagaccacgacaacaacaataacaacaacgggAGGAGGAGCTGCTGTCGTTGTGCCGCCCGTAGCAGTGgccaatggcaatggccaCATTGAGAATGTTAACAATAAGAA TGACATCAATCTGCTGCAGGATGCAGTGAATCCAGTGGCCGTCAGTCAACTAATTGATCTGAGCATTGAGTCACAACAAGATCtgcacatcaacaacaacaacaataataacaacaacaacagcttgcTGACAAGCACAGCGGCAACCACCACGCTAGTCACTGCTGATAGTCACGAGAATAAAG
- the LOC133845859 gene encoding ensconsin isoform X3: protein MRVFLSFALQVQNKKPIDFLFCCRHNIDIPFVFAFMENIPKRPESREGSAERKVSKDREEKLKYARDRQNEERQRKIEELRAQAEAAQKYREQKEEERRRRIEEIRVRDTEKRHQVEERKKAIIEAEKERREYILKKNQERESRIETKKRDRNSIAFAFGSSTPRLLDVPADYGLVSPSTFWSQRRSTSISNVAGASLSRRSSERELADSGAKKRASSSTDRHDDHRRKSSSMYEVFNWGYSNDEPPKRFSLSIAANEINIDGPAAPNNPQKLISTTTTTTTPTAHRQNVATATAASHNNNNNNSYRKEDIVDTSQNIMFRSVYRRKTDLMPTIPSPRDGHYGSRSSLSTTPRTPGRAYSMNRLDQLAQPIRRNGEHVRAIVERERRERELEMLDETASLGGGSGRRGHLSRGNSNRRAGSASVGSASGSSTAVGAMSRSMTHLAGGVGQQRERGKYSLGGGISTSFRPLGSTGQRDSSSRSGNVTPGGHGHLSGSRPGSAMSTSTTLSTSGFVPRRPGTASTRKPRPASIAGTGMSLEEINKLKRDQKPPVKTTSASPSTSTAQTTPKRTANLMSTSMIVTSSSTRMHSAEKKTPSKREPLLPKAASASKAQQPSRTASSERISRHAKESINKVPSVMSTSMIVTSTTTTTKSTAESAPATAAPVPKANGVAKEQPEQDAEVPTAEVAAPAVSKAEKEALNTEQAEQEQQELVQLVEAKAQPEPVALEEQPPAEPVVAHVEEKADEGNEKPTQEAAVVAVAKKTSRNGSKENSEVRELTPPTTAPAPVAVAGLAVEGGNDLMTASMIAKKITTEEEAKAALAERRRLAREEAERQAELERQRVEAERLAELKAQEEEAERQRLFEEESTRLAEEQRRGEEERLRKAIEEAQQREEEEQRRREDEERQRIEREEAEKKAKEDAEKQRVEVAERLKREEKEREERRKRVEAIMSRTRKAGAAATPSKESSDAKAVTAAAPKESDSNSSSSNNSTGGSPNSSSSTDAAPVAPVAVAPTAVAVANAPAAPAAVAEPINSQAMYEQSVLDKENSLINSFSNMIIDENAKNLHPFDVSNGKLHVETTTTTITTTGGGAAVVVPPVAVANGNGHIENVNNKNDINLLQDAVNPVAVSQLIDLSIESQQDLHINNNNNNNNNNSLLTSTAATTTLVTADSHENKDISLL, encoded by the exons ATGCgtgtttttctttcctttGCCCTACAAGTGCAAAACAAGAAGCCgattgattttcttttttgctgccgacataatattgatattccttttgtatttgcattca TGGAAAACATACCCAAGCGACCCGAAAGCCGAGAGGGCAGCGCCGAACGAAAag TGTCCAAAGATCGCGAGGAGAAACTGAAATATGCGCGCGATCGACAGAATGAGGAACGACAAAGAAAAATCGAGGAGCTGCGGGCTCAAGCGGAGGCGGCGCAAAAGTATCGCGAACAAAAGGAGGAGGAACGACGACGTCGCATCGAGGAGATACGCGTGAGAGATACAGAGAAGCGGCATCAGGTGGAGGAGCGCAAAAAGGCCATCATTGAGGCCGAAAAGGAGCGACGTGAATATATTCTCAAAAAGAATCAG GAGCGCGAATCGCGAATAGAGACAAAGAAACGCGATAGAAATTCGATTGCTTTCGCTTTTGGATCATCGACGCCACGTTTATTGGATGTGCCGGCTGATTATGGCCTGGTATCGCCCAGCACCTTTTGGAGTCAGCGACG ATCAACATCCATATCGAATGTGGCGGGCGCCTCGCTCTCACGTCGCAGTTCCGAGCGTGAACTTGCCGATAGTGGTGCTAAGAAGCGTGCCTCTTCCTCCACGGACAGACACGATG ATCATCGACGCAAATCTTCGTCCATGTATGAGGTGTTCAATTGGGGCTATTCCAATGATGAGCCGCCCAAGCGGTTTTCGCTCTCAATCGCTGCCAATGAGATAAATATCGATGGGCCAGCAGCGCCCAATAATCCACAAAAACTGATTTCCactacaactactacaacaacaccaactgCGCACAGACAAAATgtagcaacagcgacagctgcaagccacaacaacaacaacaataactcaTATCGTAAGG AAGATATCGTTGACACATCACAGAACATTATGTTCCGAAGCGTTTACCGCAGGAAAACGGACCTCATGCCGACAATACCCAGCCCCCGAGACGGGCATTATGGTTCGCGCAGCTCACTGAGCACCACGCCCAGAACCCCAG GACGCGCCTATTCGATGAACCGCTTGGACCAACTGGCCCAGCCGATACGACGCAATGGCGAACATGTGCGCGCCATCGTGGAGCGGGAGCGACGCGAACGTGAACTGGAAATGCTGGACGAGACGGCCTCCCTCGGCGGCGGCAGTGGAAGGCGTGGCCACTTGTCGCGGGGCAACAGCAATCGACGGGCTGGAAGCGCAAGTGTGGGCAGCGCCAGTGGAAGTTCAACGGCTGTGGGCGCCATGTCGAGGAGCATGACCCATTTGGCTGGTGGAGTAGGTCAGCAGCGTGAGCGTGGAAAGTATTCACTTGGTGGCGGCATCTCGACTAGCTTTCGTCCCTTGGGCAGCACTGGTCAGCGTGATTCCA gCTCGCGATCAGGGAATGTGACACCTGGCGGTCATGGACACTTGAGTGGCTCACGTCCAGGCAGCGCCATGTCCACATCCACAACGTTGTCCACATCGGGATTCGTGCCCCGACGTCCAGGCACAGCCTCCACACGCAAGCCACGGCCAGCCAGCATTGCCGGCACCGGCATGTCCCTCGAGG AGATCAATAAATTGAAGAGGGATCAGAAGCCGCCGGTGAAGACAACGAGCGCCTCGCCATCCACGTCTACAGCACAAACGACACCCAAACGAACCGCGAACCTGATGTCCACCTCAATGATTGTCACCTCCAGTTCAACGCGCATGCACAGCGCCGAGAAGAAGACGCCATCGAAGCGG gAGCCGCTGCTGCCCAAGGCCGCGTCCGCATCGAAGGCACAGCAGCCGAGCCGCACCGCCAGCTCGGAGCGCATCAGTCGACACGCGAAGGAGTCGATCAACAAAGTCCCTTCGGTCATGAGCACATCTATGATTGTTACCTCCACGACGAccacaacaaaatcaacagcTGAATCCGCTCCAGCAACAGCTGCACCCGTACCCAAGGCTAACGGTGTGGCAAAGGAGCAGCCAGAGCAAGATGCAGAGGTTCCAACAGCTGAGGTTGCAGCGCCTGCGGTCAGCAAGGCCGAGAAGGAGGCACTAAACACTGAGCAGGCGGAACAAGAGCAACAGGAGTTGGTGCAATTGGTGGAAGCGAAGGCACAACCAGAGCCAGTTGCACTGGAAGAGCAGCCACCAGCGGAGCCAGTTGTTGCCCATGTGGAGGAGAAGGCCGACGAGGGCAACGAGAAACCAACACAGGAGGCAGCAGTTGTCGCTGTGGCGAAGAAGACATCACGCAATGGCAGCAAGGAGAATTCAGAGGTGCGTGAACTAacgccaccaacaacagctccagctccagttgcagttgctggaCTCGCTGTTGAGGGTGGCAACGATTTGATGACCGCATCGATGATTGCCAAGAAGATCACGACAGAGGAGGAGGCAAAGGCGGCATTAGCCGAACGACGACGCCTGGCCCGCGAGGAGGCCGAACGACAGGCCGAATTGGAGCGACAACGTGTCGAGGCTGAGCGCCTCGCCGAGCTCAAGGCCCAGGAGGAGGAAGCCGAACGTCAGCGACTCTTCGAGGAGGAATCCACACGTCTTGCCGAGGAGCAGCGTCGCGGCGAAGAGGAGCGTCTGCGCAAGGCCATCGAG GAAGCACAGCAGcgcgaggaggaggagcaacgACGACGCGAAGATGAAGAGCGTCAGCGCATCGAACGCGAGGAGGCCGAAAAGAAGGCCAAGGAAGATGCGGAAAAGCAGCGCGTCGAAGTCGCCGAGCGTCTCAAGCGTGAGGAAAAAGAGCGCGAGGAGCGACGCAAACGTGTCGAGGCAATTATGTCGCGCACTCGCAAGGCTGGCgcagctgccacgcccagcAAG GAATCAAGTGACGCCAAGGCTGTGACAGCGGCGGCGCCCAAGgaaagcgacagcaacagcagcagcagcaacaactcgaCAGGCGGCTcacccaacagcagcagcagcacagacGCTGCTCCAGTTGCGCCCGTTGCTGTGGCACCCACAGCAGTGGCAGTCGCCAATGCTCCAGCGGCACCGGCAGCTGTTGCGGAGCCCATCAACAGCCAGGCGATGTATGAGCAATCGGTGCTGGACAAGGAGAACTCGCTGATTAACAGTTTCTCCAACATGATTATCGACGAGAATGCCAAGAACTTGCATCCGTTTGACGTGAGCAACGGCAAGTTGCATGTGGagaccacgacaacaacaataacaacaacgggAGGAGGAGCTGCTGTCGTTGTGCCGCCCGTAGCAGTGgccaatggcaatggccaCATTGAGAATGTTAACAATAAGAA TGACATCAATCTGCTGCAGGATGCAGTGAATCCAGTGGCCGTCAGTCAACTAATTGATCTGAGCATTGAGTCACAACAAGATCtgcacatcaacaacaacaacaataataacaacaacaacagcttgcTGACAAGCACAGCGGCAACCACCACGCTAGTCACTGCTGATAGTCACGAGAATAAAG